A stretch of Paenibacillus peoriae DNA encodes these proteins:
- a CDS encoding response regulator has translation MKLHRAIVVDDETFTRKGLLQLMDWQACGFEIVGEADNGEDALELISRIHPDLVITDIRMPVLDGLELIRSVLEQSTEHPAFIILSGYSDFAYAQQAIRYGVHDFMLKPIDEGDFSATLRKLSERLHREQQNAQRYQNHHAGGLLETVMMNPVDDVVVTQWEQQLRLEEATSMYYVLVELNDQHPWRSGDNNIMLSLFQFRELIEQALHRLMDGKYPLYVHEHRNRIGLIVPDFFLNYFQGKVEVFMKALQQEIEGMKSLKDQLGSRVFIYAGKPVNRLQDIQQSYACAKEAVLHKYIYDHSGIVVYLQEGMPPLHYKTIHQDVLDRMTEQVEELRLEELRVAVDNLFSSFREECYAPEAVKMSLHQCVLSIVRVIQNMQGDERSLRSLEPMMNWQDMNLSLGELQRLFTAFAEESGRYIGVLRKDCQQGGIQHIRAYIEQHAAENISLKSIAARFYMNPVYLGQLFRKTYGVYFNEFLLKLRVQEAKRLLRQTDLRIYEIAERVGFGSSDYFVTQFEKTAHATPSEYRNSLSIGDEPERAGE, from the coding sequence ATGAAGCTGCATCGAGCCATTGTGGTAGATGATGAAACCTTTACTCGTAAAGGGCTGCTTCAACTCATGGATTGGCAAGCCTGTGGTTTTGAAATCGTAGGAGAAGCTGATAACGGTGAGGATGCGCTGGAGCTAATCAGCCGTATTCACCCGGACCTGGTCATTACCGATATTCGTATGCCTGTGCTCGACGGATTAGAGCTGATTCGATCTGTGCTCGAACAGAGTACAGAACATCCCGCGTTTATTATCTTAAGCGGCTATAGTGATTTCGCTTATGCGCAGCAGGCAATCCGCTATGGGGTTCATGATTTTATGCTTAAGCCGATTGATGAGGGTGACTTTTCGGCTACATTGCGCAAGCTGAGTGAGAGACTGCATCGTGAACAACAGAATGCGCAACGATATCAGAATCACCATGCAGGTGGGTTGTTAGAGACTGTGATGATGAACCCAGTGGATGATGTAGTGGTGACACAGTGGGAGCAGCAACTACGGCTTGAGGAGGCCACTTCTATGTACTATGTACTCGTCGAGCTGAATGACCAACATCCCTGGCGCTCTGGTGACAATAATATTATGCTATCGCTTTTCCAATTCAGGGAGCTTATAGAGCAAGCACTTCATCGTTTAATGGATGGCAAGTACCCTCTCTATGTCCATGAGCATCGCAACCGAATTGGTCTTATCGTACCGGACTTCTTTTTGAACTATTTTCAAGGCAAGGTCGAAGTCTTTATGAAAGCGCTACAACAGGAGATAGAGGGGATGAAGTCACTAAAAGACCAGCTGGGAAGTCGGGTTTTCATTTATGCAGGAAAGCCTGTGAATCGGTTGCAGGATATCCAGCAGTCCTATGCCTGTGCGAAGGAAGCAGTGCTCCATAAATACATTTATGACCATAGCGGTATTGTTGTATATCTACAGGAGGGAATGCCACCACTCCACTATAAGACCATACATCAGGACGTACTGGATCGCATGACGGAACAAGTCGAGGAACTGCGGTTGGAGGAGCTGCGTGTGGCCGTGGATAATTTATTTAGCAGCTTTCGGGAGGAGTGTTATGCACCTGAGGCTGTGAAAATGAGTTTGCATCAATGCGTACTTAGTATCGTTCGGGTCATTCAAAACATGCAGGGAGATGAGCGCTCACTTCGGTCACTAGAACCGATGATGAACTGGCAGGACATGAACCTGTCCCTGGGTGAACTACAGCGATTGTTTACAGCTTTTGCAGAGGAAAGTGGAAGGTATATTGGGGTTCTGCGCAAGGATTGTCAGCAGGGAGGCATCCAGCACATCCGTGCTTACATTGAGCAGCATGCCGCCGAGAATATAAGCCTGAAAAGTATTGCGGCTCGCTTTTACATGAACCCGGTGTACCTCGGTCAATTGTTCAGAAAAACGTATGGTGTGTACTTTAACGAATTCTTGCTGAAATTGCGCGTTCAGGAGGCAAAACGTTTGTTGCGGCAGACGGATCTGCGGATTTATGAAATTGCGGAGCGCGTGGGCTTTGGCAGTTCAGACTATTTTGTTACCCAGTTTGAAAAGACGGCGCACGCCACGCCTAGTGAATACCGCAACAGCCTGAGTATTGGCGACGAGCCAGAGAGGGCCGGCGAATGA
- a CDS encoding class I SAM-dependent methyltransferase, giving the protein MQTVDYNQVPGHWVLASLGKRVLRPGGLKTTRWMIEGLDVTGQDEVIEFAPGLGITAQITLQLNPRRYIAIEQNEKAASIVKTYASGANREVIIADAEQVPLPDASATVVYGEAMLTMHTRAKKAQIISEARRLLKVGGKFAIHEMCLAPSHIEPALRKQIYKDLAVAMRVNATPLTVSEWEQLLKEEGFKVVKIYTVPMHLLHLPRIIQDEGWLRLGKITFNLMRNHAARTRVMGMRKQFVKYADHLQAVSIIAER; this is encoded by the coding sequence ATGCAGACAGTAGATTACAATCAGGTGCCAGGGCACTGGGTATTAGCAAGTCTCGGTAAGCGCGTGCTTAGGCCCGGAGGGTTAAAAACGACACGTTGGATGATAGAGGGACTTGACGTAACCGGGCAGGATGAGGTCATTGAGTTTGCCCCCGGATTGGGTATAACTGCCCAAATCACACTACAGCTTAATCCCCGCCGTTATATTGCGATTGAACAGAATGAGAAGGCGGCCTCTATCGTAAAAACGTATGCAAGCGGAGCAAACCGGGAAGTCATTATTGCCGATGCTGAACAAGTTCCGTTGCCGGATGCCTCTGCGACGGTGGTATATGGGGAAGCCATGCTGACGATGCACACAAGGGCCAAGAAAGCGCAGATTATTTCGGAAGCCAGGCGGCTTTTGAAAGTAGGCGGGAAGTTTGCTATCCATGAGATGTGCCTTGCTCCTAGCCATATTGAGCCTGCGCTCAGAAAGCAAATTTACAAGGACTTGGCTGTAGCCATGCGAGTTAACGCGACACCGTTGACGGTGTCAGAGTGGGAACAGTTGCTGAAAGAGGAAGGCTTTAAGGTCGTTAAAATCTATACGGTTCCCATGCACTTATTGCATCTGCCACGTATCATTCAGGACGAGGGCTGGTTGAGACTTGGAAAAATCACCTTTAACCTTATGCGTAACCATGCTGCCCGGACAAGGGTTATGGGTATGCGCAAGCAGTTTGTAAAGTACGCCGACCATCTGCAAGCGGTCAGTATCATCGCTGAGCGATAG
- a CDS encoding cupin domain-containing protein — translation MKKSNLIQFQEYKEAAFTKRIVHKEADNVIFILNFTPNAELPTHNHPGANVYLLVLEGSGTVTVNGEATEVVQGDIIHVTGDEHFSYRGGAETNSSLHVVLTQTPSESYAQNI, via the coding sequence ATGAAAAAATCAAACCTCATTCAATTTCAGGAATATAAGGAAGCAGCCTTTACAAAACGAATTGTGCATAAGGAAGCCGACAATGTAATTTTTATTCTCAACTTTACTCCTAATGCCGAGCTGCCAACACATAATCACCCGGGAGCGAATGTATATTTGCTTGTTCTTGAAGGCAGCGGTACTGTAACTGTGAACGGCGAAGCAACGGAAGTTGTCCAAGGGGATATCATTCATGTTACGGGCGATGAGCACTTTTCCTATCGTGGCGGTGCAGAGACGAATTCCAGTCTGCATGTAGTGTTGACCCAAACGCCAAGTGAAAGCTATGCGCAGAACATATAA